One Thermostichus vulcanus str. 'Rupite' genomic window carries:
- a CDS encoding ABC transporter permease, with protein sequence MAFPTSAPPLAATPEDASSRATVAVPLWVRAWRRFRANRLALLGLGYVVLLLGVALFADHLAPYSPVETFAGMRGRGPSVEHWLGFDHVGRDLLSRLIFGTRAALIVGLGATGIAVTVGVLVGSLSGYFGGWVDLLLSRLVDTLMAFPTLALLIMLAAVLGPSLLTTVTVIGLTSWAAYARVVRADVLSLRERDFVMAAYAGGAKSSHILWHHILPNVLGPVIVLGSLGVGSTIILESALSFLGLGIRPPAPSWGGILSDGRAYILTYPHIAIAPGVLIVLTVLAFNFIGDGLRDALDPRQRG encoded by the coding sequence ATGGCTTTCCCGACTTCTGCTCCTCCTTTGGCGGCGACTCCTGAAGATGCAAGCTCTCGGGCTACGGTGGCTGTTCCCCTGTGGGTAAGAGCCTGGCGACGCTTCCGAGCCAATCGATTGGCGTTGCTCGGATTGGGATATGTGGTGCTGTTGTTGGGGGTGGCCCTGTTTGCCGATCACCTAGCCCCTTATTCCCCCGTTGAGACCTTTGCCGGGATGCGGGGCCGCGGCCCTTCTGTCGAACACTGGCTGGGATTTGACCATGTCGGGCGGGATCTGCTCAGCCGTTTGATTTTCGGCACCCGTGCTGCTTTGATCGTTGGGTTGGGGGCAACGGGGATTGCGGTGACTGTAGGGGTTTTGGTGGGATCCCTTTCCGGTTATTTCGGGGGGTGGGTGGATCTGCTCCTGTCGCGCTTGGTGGATACCTTGATGGCCTTCCCCACATTAGCGCTACTGATCATGTTGGCAGCAGTACTGGGGCCCAGTCTACTTACTACGGTGACGGTGATTGGGCTAACCTCTTGGGCTGCCTACGCACGCGTGGTGCGAGCTGATGTCCTCAGTTTGCGGGAACGAGACTTTGTCATGGCCGCCTATGCAGGTGGAGCAAAAAGCAGCCACATTCTTTGGCACCACATTTTGCCCAATGTGCTTGGCCCAGTGATTGTCTTGGGTAGCCTCGGCGTGGGCAGCACCATCATCTTGGAGTCGGCACTTTCTTTTCTGGGTTTAGGGATCCGTCCTCCCGCACCTTCTTGGGGTGGAATCCTCTCGGACGGGCGGGCCTACATTCTCACCTATCCCCACATTGCCATTGCTCCAGGTGTTCTGATCGTGTTGACGGTGCTAGCCTTTAACTTCATTGGCGATGGCTTACGGGATGCTTTGGATCCCCGACAACGGGGGTAA
- a CDS encoding glycosyltransferase family 4 protein: protein MRIALFTETFLPKVDGIVTRLCHTVRHLTAHGNSVLVVAPQGAPRRFARARVYGIPGMPLPLYPELKLAAPGPAIGKLLHRFRPDVIHVVNPAVLGLGGLYYSQTMGIPLVASYHTHLPKYLKHYGLGFLEGVLWNLLKLGHNLARVNLCTSTAMVQELSAHGIERVQLWQRGVDTELFHPQAANSEMRDHLTAGQPERPLLLYVGRLSAEKEVGRIKVLLEQIPQARLAIVGDGPERGSLEQHFAGHDVVFTGYLQGESLAAAFASADLFVFPSRTETLGLVLLEAMAAGCPVIAPRSGGITDVVDSGRNGFLFEPDSDSDFVHATQQLLSSSGQRQVFRQQARQEAERWSWSAATQQLEDYYRTVVSQG, encoded by the coding sequence ATGCGCATAGCTCTGTTTACGGAGACCTTTCTGCCCAAGGTAGATGGCATCGTCACCCGGCTTTGTCATACTGTTCGTCATTTAACAGCCCACGGTAATTCCGTTCTCGTCGTTGCTCCCCAAGGTGCGCCCAGGCGGTTTGCACGGGCGCGGGTTTACGGGATCCCTGGAATGCCGTTGCCTTTGTACCCAGAATTGAAGCTGGCTGCCCCTGGCCCCGCGATTGGTAAGCTGCTGCATCGCTTCCGCCCGGATGTGATCCATGTGGTGAACCCGGCGGTATTGGGGCTGGGGGGGCTCTACTACAGCCAAACGATGGGGATCCCGCTGGTGGCCTCCTACCATACCCATTTGCCCAAGTACCTCAAACATTATGGGCTGGGCTTTTTGGAGGGGGTCTTGTGGAACTTGCTGAAGCTGGGACACAATCTGGCGCGGGTGAATCTCTGCACCTCCACGGCCATGGTGCAGGAGCTGAGCGCTCATGGCATTGAGCGGGTGCAACTGTGGCAGCGGGGGGTGGATACGGAGTTGTTTCATCCGCAGGCCGCCAATTCGGAAATGCGAGATCATCTCACGGCGGGCCAACCGGAACGGCCTCTTTTGCTTTATGTAGGGCGGCTTTCTGCTGAGAAAGAAGTAGGCCGGATCAAGGTGTTGTTGGAGCAGATCCCACAGGCCCGTCTAGCCATTGTTGGGGATGGGCCAGAACGGGGATCCCTGGAGCAGCATTTTGCTGGGCATGATGTGGTGTTCACCGGCTATTTACAAGGGGAATCCCTGGCGGCGGCCTTTGCTTCAGCGGATTTGTTCGTGTTCCCTTCCCGCACCGAGACCTTGGGGCTGGTCTTGTTGGAGGCAATGGCGGCGGGTTGTCCGGTGATCGCGCCTCGTTCTGGGGGTATTACCGATGTGGTGGACAGTGGCCGCAATGGGTTTCTCTTTGAGCCCGATTCGGATAGCGATTTTGTCCATGCCACCCAGCAACTTTTGAGCAGCAGCGGGCAGCGACAGGTGTTTCGGCAACAGGCCCGCCAGGAGGCAGAACGCTGGAGTTGGTCGGCAGCCACGCAACAGTTGGAGGATTACTACCGCACGGTTGTTTCTCAAGGGTAG
- a CDS encoding M50 family metallopeptidase has product MTDPELPLPSSEQPAQHSLVWLVAAAGVTVLLWQFPWGNYILYPFTILATWFHEMGHGLTALLLGGDFHRLEIYSNGSGLAFHSGQLFLGPVGRALVAAGGPMGPPIAGAIFILASRRQGTARLGLLFLGSLLLLSAVIWVRSGFGLLFVPALGIGILALGLWASSWVRGFAIQFLGVQACVSTYRQLDYLFTATAVINGQVIHSDSSQIAQNLLLPYWFWGGLMAVSSLVLLMTSLQMTYRD; this is encoded by the coding sequence ATGACTGACCCCGAGCTGCCTTTGCCCTCTTCAGAACAACCCGCTCAGCACAGCTTGGTCTGGTTAGTGGCTGCCGCAGGTGTAACGGTCTTGCTCTGGCAGTTCCCGTGGGGCAATTACATCCTCTATCCCTTTACCATCCTGGCTACCTGGTTCCATGAGATGGGCCATGGCTTGACGGCTCTCCTACTCGGTGGAGATTTTCACCGTCTGGAGATTTATTCCAATGGCTCTGGGTTGGCGTTCCACAGTGGGCAGCTGTTTTTGGGGCCGGTGGGTCGGGCTTTGGTGGCGGCTGGCGGGCCGATGGGGCCACCGATAGCGGGGGCTATTTTCATCCTGGCTTCTCGACGTCAGGGGACAGCCCGCTTGGGGTTGTTGTTTCTCGGATCCCTGTTGTTGCTGTCGGCGGTGATTTGGGTGCGCTCTGGCTTTGGGTTGCTGTTTGTGCCAGCGCTGGGGATCGGGATTTTGGCCCTGGGGCTATGGGCTTCCTCCTGGGTGCGGGGCTTTGCCATTCAATTTCTGGGGGTACAAGCCTGTGTGAGCACCTACCGCCAGCTGGATTACCTGTTTACCGCCACTGCCGTGATCAATGGGCAAGTAATCCACTCCGATTCCAGCCAAATTGCCCAGAACCTGCTGCTGCCCTACTGGTTTTGGGGCGGCCTAATGGCAGTATCTTCTTTGGTCTTGCTGATGACCAGTTTGCAGATGACCTACCGTGACTGA
- a CDS encoding DMT family transporter, whose amino-acid sequence MWRLSFLLMAILSGVLLPIRYQLDGKLAQAAASVPMAGVVSTFVGATVLVVLLLSGRFGNVHWAGLRLSPWWSYLGGISGGSYVLLVTYAAIQAGTTLTIGIGIATQMLSSLLVDHFGWLGLQRRPLSWQRLLAGILLVVAVVLLLG is encoded by the coding sequence ATGTGGCGGCTGAGTTTTCTGCTAATGGCGATTTTGAGTGGAGTTCTGCTGCCGATTCGCTACCAGTTGGATGGAAAATTGGCTCAAGCAGCCGCTTCTGTGCCGATGGCGGGGGTCGTCTCTACTTTTGTTGGTGCGACCGTTTTGGTGGTGTTGTTGCTCTCGGGTCGCTTTGGCAACGTGCATTGGGCAGGGTTGCGCCTCAGTCCTTGGTGGAGTTACTTGGGCGGGATCTCAGGGGGATCCTACGTACTGCTGGTAACCTATGCAGCGATCCAAGCCGGGACAACTCTGACCATTGGGATTGGGATCGCCACCCAGATGCTGAGTAGCCTGTTGGTGGATCATTTCGGCTGGTTGGGGTTGCAGCGGCGACCCTTGAGCTGGCAGCGACTGCTGGCTGGGATCCTTTTGGTGGTAGCGGTGGTGTTGCTTTTAGGTTAG
- a CDS encoding DMT family transporter, with the protein MNLETIQAGLAAGVGGVLFTLAFAFNSRLHRSLHSPLAASAISFTISFVFVGSLVGLWGQWNITPLGQAPWWAFLGGATGSCSIILSLLALPRIGLVALGIAIVFGQLGFSLLIEQFGLTTIVRGVLGTKEILGLGLILVAVVLIQSQREAAPTAESKAESIPEDRVKELN; encoded by the coding sequence ATGAACCTAGAGACGATACAAGCCGGGCTGGCGGCAGGAGTCGGCGGGGTCTTGTTTACCTTGGCCTTTGCCTTCAACAGCCGGTTGCACCGCTCCCTTCACAGCCCCTTGGCGGCCTCTGCCATCAGTTTCACCATTTCCTTTGTGTTTGTTGGATCCCTGGTGGGGTTGTGGGGCCAATGGAATATCACCCCTCTCGGACAAGCTCCCTGGTGGGCCTTTTTGGGGGGAGCCACTGGCAGTTGCTCAATTATTCTCAGCCTGTTGGCTTTGCCCCGGATTGGGTTGGTGGCCTTGGGCATTGCCATTGTGTTTGGGCAGCTCGGGTTTTCCTTACTGATCGAGCAATTTGGATTGACCACCATAGTCAGGGGTGTGCTGGGGACAAAGGAGATCCTGGGGTTGGGCTTGATCCTGGTGGCTGTGGTACTTATTCAATCGCAACGGGAAGCCGCCCCCACTGCTGAGAGCAAGGCAGAATCCATTCCAGAAGATAGGGTGAAAGAACTCAACTAA
- a CDS encoding class I SAM-dependent methyltransferase, with the protein MATFLRDWSYQYPWLYRSISRVAALTVGGYRRLRRLPLEGIPIHSQDRVLDLCCGPAEVTPVLAELSQQVTGLDASPKALKVARQRLPQVEFVEAFAQAMPFPDNWFDWVHTSLALHELTPSEREQVLQEVWRVLKPGGGLLILDLHAPQQPLIWPGLALFLTLFETDTAWELLKIDLPEELQQQGWQNIRQTFHGLGALQVVQAQKPSI; encoded by the coding sequence ATGGCTACTTTCCTGCGAGACTGGAGCTACCAATACCCCTGGCTCTACCGCAGCATCAGTCGTGTGGCCGCCCTAACGGTGGGGGGCTATAGGCGATTACGTCGGCTGCCTTTGGAAGGGATCCCCATCCATTCCCAAGATCGGGTGTTGGATCTCTGTTGTGGCCCAGCAGAGGTGACCCCGGTGTTGGCGGAGCTTAGTCAGCAGGTGACGGGGTTGGATGCTTCCCCAAAGGCCTTGAAGGTGGCCCGCCAGCGATTGCCGCAGGTGGAGTTTGTGGAGGCTTTTGCTCAGGCCATGCCCTTTCCCGATAACTGGTTTGACTGGGTGCACACCAGCTTGGCTCTACACGAGTTGACCCCCAGCGAGCGGGAGCAGGTGCTGCAAGAGGTATGGCGGGTGCTTAAACCGGGAGGAGGCCTGTTGATTCTGGACTTGCACGCTCCCCAGCAACCACTGATCTGGCCGGGGTTGGCCCTATTCTTGACCCTTTTCGAGACCGACACTGCCTGGGAACTCCTGAAGATCGATTTGCCCGAAGAATTACAGCAACAGGGGTGGCAGAATATCCGGCAGACATTCCATGGATTGGGGGCTCTACAAGTGGTTCAGGCACAAAAGCCCTCTATCTAG
- a CDS encoding thiazole synthase: MSTLFNPPNPLPLTPVDEDPLILYDRPLKSRLMLGTARYPSPALLEQAVAQARPCLLTASLRRQGALGLDTSQGFWALLQKMGVPILPNTAGCHSLQEVITTAEMAREVFATDWIKLELIGDDYTLQPDTVQLPAAAAELIRRGFKVLPYSTDDLVLCQRLLDVGCQVVMPWAAPIGTGKGPLNPYTLRTLRERITAPLIIDAGLGLPSHACQVMEWGFDGVLLNTAVALARDPVAMAAAFAQAVHAGRQAYLAGAMQPQDTAQPSTPVLGTPFWHHG; the protein is encoded by the coding sequence ATGTCTACCCTTTTCAACCCCCCTAATCCCCTACCCTTGACCCCTGTGGATGAGGATCCCTTGATCCTCTATGATCGGCCTTTGAAAAGCCGCCTGATGCTGGGTACGGCCCGTTATCCCTCCCCGGCCCTTTTGGAGCAGGCGGTAGCCCAGGCTCGTCCTTGCCTGCTGACGGCTTCCTTGCGGCGGCAGGGGGCGCTGGGCTTGGACACCTCCCAGGGCTTCTGGGCTCTTTTGCAAAAGATGGGCGTTCCGATCCTGCCCAATACCGCTGGCTGCCACAGTCTGCAGGAGGTCATCACCACGGCGGAGATGGCCCGGGAAGTGTTCGCCACCGACTGGATCAAGTTGGAACTGATCGGGGATGACTATACCCTGCAGCCGGACACCGTCCAGCTACCCGCTGCTGCTGCAGAGCTGATTCGGCGAGGGTTCAAGGTTTTGCCCTACAGCACAGATGATCTGGTGCTTTGCCAACGTCTTTTGGATGTGGGGTGCCAAGTGGTCATGCCCTGGGCAGCTCCGATCGGTACCGGCAAAGGCCCCCTCAATCCTTACACCCTACGCACGCTGCGGGAGCGCATTACGGCCCCCCTGATCATCGATGCCGGTTTGGGGCTGCCCTCCCATGCCTGCCAGGTGATGGAATGGGGGTTTGATGGGGTGCTGTTGAATACAGCCGTGGCCTTGGCTCGGGATCCAGTAGCAATGGCAGCCGCGTTTGCCCAGGCGGTACATGCCGGTCGTCAGGCCTACCTTGCCGGGGCGATGCAACCTCAAGATACTGCTCAACCCAGTACCCCAGTTCTGGGTACTCCCTTTTGGCATCATGGCTAG
- the thiS gene encoding sulfur carrier protein ThiS: protein MRIVINQEPRELPDGLTLAEAVALLEVSSPFAVAVNQNFVPRTQYAQTPLQEGDQLEILTPVVGG from the coding sequence ATGCGTATTGTGATCAACCAAGAACCGCGTGAGCTACCCGATGGCCTCACCTTGGCAGAGGCTGTAGCACTGCTGGAGGTCAGCAGCCCCTTTGCCGTGGCGGTGAACCAAAATTTTGTCCCCCGCACCCAGTACGCCCAAACTCCTTTGCAAGAAGGGGACCAGCTGGAAATCCTGACCCCTGTCGTCGGTGGCTAA
- a CDS encoding FAD-dependent oxidoreductase has product MGAGLIGRLMAVSLAELGYPVRIVDAAPGEATGSSAAHVAAAMLAPLAESVITEASVVAQGYYALSRWPSLLAPLPQPVFFQQQGTLILWHRQDAGEARRFSALLADVLTHLPDLPAPQPLNAQSLAQLEPAVAGQFDQGLYLPHEGQLDNRQLLSALLAKLRAEGLEVEWGCPWDLEAARAWQRHSGGWVLDCRGLGSRGEGPVGQPLRGVRGEVARLYAPDVKLQRPTRLLHPRYPIYIAPKPDHLFVVGATEIESEDPSPVSVRSTLELLSAAYTVHPGFAEARILELNSRCRPTLPDNLPAVVELSPRLLQINGLYRHGFMISPAIHDAVLEYVQQGTCTLAKQLGIRFQVDTANNHSTAPENPASCVL; this is encoded by the coding sequence ATGGGGGCAGGCTTAATCGGTCGTTTGATGGCTGTAAGTCTGGCCGAACTCGGGTATCCCGTCCGCATCGTGGATGCTGCCCCCGGTGAAGCTACGGGTAGCAGTGCTGCTCACGTAGCCGCCGCCATGCTGGCTCCCCTGGCGGAATCTGTGATCACCGAAGCCAGCGTTGTGGCGCAGGGGTACTATGCCCTGTCTCGCTGGCCCTCTCTTTTGGCTCCCTTACCCCAGCCGGTTTTTTTTCAGCAGCAGGGAACCCTCATCCTTTGGCACCGGCAAGATGCCGGCGAGGCCAGACGGTTTTCCGCGCTACTGGCGGATGTTCTCACTCACCTGCCGGATCTGCCAGCGCCTCAGCCTCTCAATGCCCAAAGCTTGGCCCAACTGGAACCGGCGGTGGCCGGGCAGTTTGACCAGGGGTTGTACCTGCCCCACGAGGGCCAACTGGACAACCGCCAGTTGCTCTCGGCTCTCTTGGCGAAGTTGCGAGCTGAGGGTCTAGAGGTGGAATGGGGTTGCCCTTGGGATCTGGAGGCGGCACGGGCTTGGCAGCGCCATAGTGGGGGTTGGGTTCTGGACTGCCGTGGGTTGGGATCCCGGGGCGAGGGGCCTGTCGGCCAACCTTTACGTGGTGTGCGAGGTGAGGTGGCTCGCCTTTATGCGCCCGATGTGAAGCTGCAACGCCCAACCCGCCTACTACACCCCCGCTACCCGATTTACATTGCCCCCAAGCCGGATCATCTTTTCGTAGTCGGGGCCACAGAAATCGAAAGTGAGGATCCCTCCCCGGTCAGCGTGCGGTCTACGCTGGAGTTGCTCAGTGCTGCCTATACCGTCCATCCGGGATTTGCCGAGGCGCGCATCCTGGAGTTGAACAGTCGCTGTCGCCCGACCTTGCCGGATAACCTACCGGCGGTGGTGGAACTCTCCCCGCGCCTGCTACAGATTAACGGTCTCTACCGCCATGGGTTTATGATCTCTCCGGCCATCCACGATGCTGTTTTGGAATACGTGCAACAGGGTACCTGCACCCTGGCCAAGCAGCTAGGGATCCGTTTTCAGGTTGATACTGCAAATAATCACTCAACTGCTCCTGAGAACCCTGCTTCATGCGTATTGTGA
- a CDS encoding ABC transporter permease: MSLPLHLPDWLLGQTLLQRLFTWSFLISLLVSGIRLAVPVLLAVLGEVITQRSGILNLGLEGILLMGSLAGFATTYHLEQAGVIGAAWMGLGAGILAGMAMGAVMALLAVWLRADQVVAGVTLVLLGQGLSTYLFRQLLPNSNVRVTGLAPWPVPGLAGIPGVGTVLFNHDPMVYLSGLLVPACWLLLFRTQFGRSLRAVGENPAAAETSGISVERTRWLALLIGSALAGLGGAVLTVVQLRLFAEGITAGRGWIAVALVFFARWHPGQALLGSLLFGVADALQFRIQALGSQQFPYEFLLMLPYLLTLAVLWRKGKQVEAPAALGIPYLRGQR, encoded by the coding sequence ATGAGCTTGCCTCTCCACCTACCTGACTGGCTCCTAGGCCAAACTCTGTTGCAGCGCCTCTTTACCTGGAGCTTTTTGATTTCTCTATTGGTGTCTGGCATTCGTTTGGCTGTGCCGGTGTTGCTGGCGGTATTGGGGGAGGTGATAACCCAACGTTCCGGCATTCTCAACCTAGGTTTGGAAGGGATCCTACTGATGGGATCCTTGGCGGGTTTTGCCACTACCTATCATCTGGAGCAAGCGGGGGTAATCGGGGCGGCTTGGATGGGATTGGGGGCGGGGATCCTGGCGGGCATGGCAATGGGCGCGGTGATGGCCCTTTTGGCCGTCTGGCTCAGGGCGGATCAGGTGGTGGCAGGGGTCACGCTGGTCTTGTTGGGGCAGGGGTTGAGCACCTATCTGTTTCGGCAACTGCTGCCCAATAGCAATGTGCGGGTAACGGGGCTTGCCCCTTGGCCGGTTCCAGGACTGGCGGGGATCCCTGGGGTGGGAACGGTGTTGTTCAATCATGACCCAATGGTGTACCTGAGTGGGCTGTTGGTGCCTGCCTGTTGGTTGCTGTTGTTTCGCACCCAGTTTGGGCGATCCTTACGAGCGGTGGGGGAAAATCCGGCGGCGGCAGAGACCTCTGGCATCAGCGTCGAGAGAACCCGTTGGCTCGCCCTTTTGATCGGCTCTGCCCTGGCGGGGTTGGGAGGGGCGGTATTAACGGTCGTGCAGCTGCGCCTGTTTGCAGAGGGGATCACCGCTGGACGGGGGTGGATTGCCGTGGCACTGGTGTTTTTTGCCCGCTGGCACCCTGGGCAAGCGCTGCTGGGTTCGTTGCTGTTTGGGGTAGCGGATGCGCTGCAATTTCGCATTCAAGCCTTAGGATCCCAGCAATTTCCCTATGAGTTTTTGTTGATGTTGCCCTACCTGCTCACCTTGGCGGTGCTGTGGCGCAAAGGCAAACAGGTGGAAGCCCCGGCTGCCCTTGGGATCCCTTATCTGCGAGGACAACGTTAA
- a CDS encoding RNA-guided endonuclease TnpB family protein — protein sequence MKRVTTTLKLKFLDLNAVKAEMFAQTVWATTELANELLRISPKERRALTTAKVVTPLKSALSNQVIRVLKGKAGQRVKHFKVFWPEVNNQNWKLHKVGSTYSVSFPTIQGDKRVPLEVGSSYYAERLERILAEQDCERGTLKLMQIRGAWYAVLSITWDVPEVKSTERLGVDRGQNRLAVAATRWGRAVFFGGGEIAYRRRRFQKRRAQLQQAGKYRALKRLERKEARWMRAVNHTVSRRIVRFAKAVNADVWMEDLSGIRQSRQSRKARSDAGKSRHTWSYYDLEWKVAYKLEMAGRTLHKRPAAYTSKTDHRTGLIGKRSGHLFTGQDGYCCDADWNAAMNLAQWDGFSCPLSLKEAVSVMGAVGSGDGVLGNPLNSMNTPQLQAVGG from the coding sequence ATGAAACGGGTCACCACCACACTCAAGCTCAAGTTTCTTGATCTCAACGCGGTCAAAGCAGAGATGTTTGCCCAGACGGTTTGGGCGACAACCGAACTGGCAAACGAACTGCTCCGCATCAGTCCGAAGGAGCGGAGGGCATTAACAACCGCCAAAGTGGTGACACCCCTCAAGTCGGCCCTCTCCAACCAGGTGATTCGTGTCCTGAAGGGGAAAGCCGGCCAGCGGGTCAAGCACTTCAAAGTGTTCTGGCCAGAGGTCAACAACCAAAACTGGAAGCTGCACAAAGTAGGTAGCACCTACTCAGTGAGCTTCCCCACGATTCAGGGTGACAAGCGGGTTCCCCTTGAGGTTGGCAGTTCCTACTATGCCGAGCGTCTTGAGCGCATCCTGGCCGAGCAGGATTGTGAACGGGGAACCTTGAAACTGATGCAAATACGTGGGGCTTGGTATGCTGTTCTGTCTATCACTTGGGATGTTCCCGAAGTGAAGAGTACAGAGCGGCTGGGTGTTGACCGGGGGCAGAACCGTTTGGCGGTGGCGGCCACCCGTTGGGGTCGAGCGGTGTTTTTTGGGGGTGGAGAGATAGCCTATCGTCGTCGTCGTTTCCAGAAGCGTCGTGCCCAGTTGCAACAGGCGGGTAAATACCGAGCACTTAAGCGACTGGAGCGCAAAGAAGCCCGGTGGATGAGGGCAGTCAACCACACCGTGAGCCGCCGCATTGTGCGGTTTGCCAAGGCGGTAAATGCGGATGTGTGGATGGAAGACCTCTCAGGTATCCGCCAATCCAGACAGAGTCGAAAGGCGCGTTCGGATGCCGGGAAATCGCGCCATACCTGGTCGTACTACGACCTGGAGTGGAAGGTTGCCTACAAGCTGGAAATGGCGGGTAGGACGCTGCACAAGCGTCCTGCTGCCTACACATCCAAAACCGACCATAGGACAGGATTGATTGGGAAAAGGAGTGGGCATCTGTTCACTGGGCAGGACGGGTATTGCTGTGATGCCGACTGGAACGCGGCTATGAACCTAGCCCAGTGGGACGGATTCTCATGTCCTCTGAGTCTAAAAGAAGCCGTATCTGTAATGGGTGCGGTCGGCTCAGGGGATGGGGTACTTGGCAATCCCCTGAACTCCATGAATACTCCACAGCTTCAAGCTGTGGGGGGCTAG
- a CDS encoding TIGR04376 family protein, with product MGLFDDLIRFLETRLEEFLKAHPEIELQALEEQLRQQESDTLRLLQDSRAQEQALQKSILSLGEEIKTWHFRIEKAQRANRPDLAQGAQRREAELLQKGSQLWNQMKTLKDKIQQMEALLPQIQQRRQEVKTKLQEVKAAQAQNASNPDFGFGNWGKSGDAWDDLEKQFHQLEVEEELRKLRQQKR from the coding sequence ATGGGACTATTTGACGATCTGATCCGATTTTTGGAAACCCGTCTGGAGGAATTTCTCAAGGCCCATCCCGAAATCGAGCTACAAGCCCTTGAGGAGCAGTTGCGCCAGCAGGAATCCGATACCTTGCGACTGCTGCAGGATAGCCGCGCCCAGGAACAAGCCCTGCAAAAGAGCATTCTCAGCTTGGGAGAGGAAATTAAAACCTGGCACTTCCGCATTGAAAAAGCCCAACGGGCCAATCGCCCCGATCTGGCCCAAGGAGCCCAACGGCGAGAAGCAGAACTGCTGCAGAAGGGCAGCCAGTTGTGGAACCAGATGAAAACCCTGAAGGACAAAATCCAACAAATGGAAGCCTTGTTGCCGCAAATTCAACAGCGTCGCCAAGAGGTGAAAACCAAGCTACAAGAGGTGAAAGCTGCCCAAGCCCAAAATGCTAGCAATCCGGATTTTGGTTTTGGCAATTGGGGGAAGTCCGGCGATGCTTGGGATGATCTAGAAAAACAATTTCATCAGCTGGAGGTGGAAGAAGAATTGCGCAAGCTCCGGCAACAAAAACGATAA